One window from the genome of Pseudanabaena yagii GIHE-NHR1 encodes:
- a CDS encoding macro domain-containing protein has translation MIPETSIISLFVGMIAGMTFYLDSWRTSTDVKDISESQRYRGLIIVIGGGTISPIIDKFLLATEKYDFFKGYLFGVVIGWLGLFISVTALYIIWKNTKDLDPHSSYHRFGQISYSFIEVVSGGINVAPLQQQIQLEKQLAENKLLETKQRLKQENPKAYVAFEEKLLQGQSDALKAQRENLESLKIAIDRSDSEPEKDAELLIQDKNQLIQTLQNELELARGRQDSKRAQKAIDEYTIQLRRQEDEIRELHKLIEDFRNQNISQSDFSKKVTFKRINQYEFGGLFIGELAVNGRLIRIYQGEITNLVTDIIVSSDDNYLSMGGGVSYRLRSVGGGDIYSEAQKLIPLSLGDVAVTNAGKLPAQKIFHGVVIDLNTGERLSKPVIQKVIHTCIEKANHGNYRSIAFPLLGTGTGRFPAIEALQIMLSQIIQDLSSNSNSNSLSEVIVAIYGRVAEVIDVEAVIKEVQGN, from the coding sequence ATGATTCCCGAAACATCAATCATTTCTTTGTTTGTCGGCATGATTGCAGGTATGACTTTTTATCTTGATAGTTGGCGAACCTCAACTGATGTCAAAGACATCTCGGAATCACAACGATATAGAGGACTTATTATAGTCATTGGAGGAGGCACAATAAGCCCAATTATAGATAAGTTCTTATTAGCGACTGAGAAATATGATTTTTTTAAAGGATATTTATTTGGCGTAGTTATTGGATGGTTGGGATTATTTATTAGTGTAACCGCTCTATATATTATTTGGAAAAACACTAAAGATTTAGATCCACATAGTAGTTATCATAGGTTTGGTCAAATATCATATTCATTTATAGAAGTTGTATCTGGGGGAATTAATGTTGCTCCTCTTCAACAGCAAATACAACTTGAGAAGCAGCTAGCTGAAAATAAACTTTTGGAGACTAAACAGAGATTAAAGCAAGAAAACCCTAAAGCCTATGTGGCTTTTGAAGAGAAATTGCTACAGGGACAAAGCGATGCCTTAAAAGCTCAGAGAGAAAATTTGGAAAGTTTAAAAATTGCTATTGATCGTTCTGATTCTGAACCTGAGAAAGATGCAGAGCTATTAATTCAAGATAAGAATCAATTAATTCAAACACTTCAAAATGAGTTAGAGCTGGCTCGTGGTCGCCAAGATAGTAAAAGAGCACAGAAAGCAATTGATGAATATACAATACAATTACGTCGTCAAGAAGACGAAATAAGAGAATTACACAAGTTAATCGAAGATTTTAGGAATCAGAATATTAGTCAATCAGATTTTTCCAAAAAAGTAACTTTCAAGAGGATAAATCAGTATGAGTTTGGAGGTCTATTTATAGGGGAATTAGCTGTTAATGGTAGATTGATAAGAATTTATCAAGGTGAAATTACTAATCTGGTAACTGATATCATCGTCAGTTCAGATGATAATTACCTAAGTATGGGAGGTGGTGTTTCTTATAGACTTCGCTCTGTTGGAGGTGGAGATATTTATTCGGAAGCACAAAAGTTGATTCCTCTATCTTTAGGAGATGTTGCAGTTACTAATGCTGGAAAACTACCTGCTCAAAAGATCTTTCATGGAGTAGTTATTGACTTGAATACTGGAGAAAGACTTTCTAAACCAGTTATTCAAAAAGTAATACACACCTGTATAGAAAAAGCCAATCATGGTAATTATCGAAGTATTGCTTTTCCGTTACTTGGTACTGGAACAGGGAGGTTCCCTGCTATAGAAGCATTACAGATAATGCTTTCACAAATTATCCAAGATCTATCTAGTAACTCTAATAGTAACAGTCTTTCCGAAGTTATTGTGGCTATTTATGGAAGGGTGGCTGAAGTTATAGATGTTGAGGCAGTTATCAAAGAAGTTCAGGGAAACTAA
- a CDS encoding DUF5615 family PIN-like protein, with the protein MRFLANENFPFDAVAALRQNGHDVAWIRIESPGISDPEVLNRAQVENRILLTFDKDFGELAFRSKLPATIGIILFRIKAPSGAAVAEKVSRVIAMRDDWHGHFSVIEEDKIRMRTLEK; encoded by the coding sequence ATGAGATTTCTTGCTAACGAAAATTTTCCCTTTGATGCTGTTGCAGCGTTACGTCAAAACGGACATGATGTTGCATGGATTAGAATAGAATCTCCTGGCATCTCTGACCCAGAAGTGTTGAATCGCGCTCAAGTAGAAAATCGCATTCTTTTAACCTTTGACAAAGATTTTGGAGAATTGGCTTTTCGTTCAAAATTGCCTGCTACTATTGGCATTATTTTATTTAGGATTAAAGCACCATCTGGAGCAGCAGTAGCTGAAAAAGTTTCTAGAGTGATTGCCATGCGCGATGACTGGCATGGACATTTCAGTGTTATTGAAGAAGACAAGATTAGAATGAGAACTCTTGAAAAATAA
- a CDS encoding tetratricopeptide repeat protein: protein MSQPIEELLQDLKSEDEGVRERATQGLWEMWFMQKGMQGLQVLRQSQMMADSGNVRQAELMLTQLIHAQPDFVEAWNRRAVLFYMQGDYKRSIKDCQKAIALNPYHFGAVHGLGLCYAAIGNYHEAIATFRRALEIQPYSLTNQKLILECTAMLN from the coding sequence ATGAGCCAACCCATCGAAGAATTGTTGCAAGATCTTAAGAGCGAAGATGAAGGTGTACGTGAGCGTGCTACTCAGGGTCTTTGGGAAATGTGGTTTATGCAAAAGGGGATGCAGGGTTTACAGGTTTTGCGCCAAAGTCAGATGATGGCGGATAGTGGCAATGTTCGTCAGGCGGAGTTAATGCTGACACAGTTGATTCATGCTCAGCCAGATTTTGTCGAGGCATGGAATCGTCGGGCAGTACTGTTTTATATGCAGGGGGATTACAAGCGCTCCATCAAAGATTGCCAAAAGGCGATCGCACTGAATCCTTACCATTTTGGAGCAGTACATGGTTTGGGTTTATGTTATGCCGCGATCGGTAACTATCACGAAGCGATCGCCACTTTTCGTAGAGCCTTGGAAATTCAGCCCTATTCACTCACCAATCAAAAATTAATTCTTGAATGCACCGCTATGTTGAACTAA
- a CDS encoding PIN/TRAM domain-containing protein: protein MIDAIIIFTFILAGAGTGFHGIDFLPSDMIAHINVQNFRWVTLGVGSFVGLIAGLIGQNTYRRIESNVRALPIETILGRAVGLVFGLLVANLMLAPLFLIPIPEDFAFIKPLTAILVSIIFAYSGMTLSDTHGRALLRLINPNNVESSLLADGTLRTATAKVLDTSTVIDGRIQTLMETGFLEGQLLIPHFVIQELQTIADSSNDQKRVRGRRGLDILNNMREEYSDRITIHSADYEDLHTVDAKLVRLAQELGCTLITNDYNLNKVANLQQVEVLNINDLAQALRPTYLPGDSLELKVLKEGKEASQGIGYLEDGTMVVIEEGREYLGKQIIVIVTSALQTSAGRMIFARHEAIATV from the coding sequence ATGATTGACGCTATTATTATCTTCACATTCATTCTTGCGGGAGCAGGCACGGGCTTCCACGGCATCGATTTCTTACCATCGGATATGATCGCGCATATCAATGTCCAAAATTTTCGATGGGTAACGCTTGGGGTTGGTTCATTTGTCGGACTAATTGCAGGATTGATTGGGCAAAACACCTATCGCCGCATTGAGTCCAATGTCCGCGCTTTGCCGATTGAGACAATCTTGGGGCGGGCAGTTGGTTTAGTATTTGGGCTATTGGTGGCTAACTTGATGCTAGCGCCATTGTTCTTGATCCCTATTCCTGAAGATTTTGCTTTTATCAAACCGCTGACTGCAATTTTAGTGAGTATTATCTTTGCCTATTCGGGGATGACGCTTTCCGATACTCACGGACGCGCTCTGTTGCGGTTGATTAATCCTAATAATGTCGAAAGTAGTCTACTCGCGGATGGAACTTTAAGAACCGCTACAGCTAAAGTTCTCGACACAAGTACGGTCATTGATGGACGTATTCAAACTTTGATGGAAACGGGCTTTTTAGAAGGGCAATTGTTGATCCCCCATTTCGTGATTCAAGAATTGCAAACGATCGCGGATAGCTCCAACGATCAAAAGCGTGTACGTGGTCGCAGAGGATTGGATATTCTCAACAATATGCGTGAAGAATATAGCGATCGCATTACCATTCATTCCGCCGATTATGAAGATCTCCATACCGTTGATGCAAAGTTAGTGCGCCTCGCTCAAGAATTAGGATGTACCTTGATTACTAATGATTACAACCTCAATAAAGTTGCCAACTTGCAACAGGTTGAAGTTTTGAATATTAATGATCTTGCCCAAGCTTTGCGACCCACCTACTTACCTGGAGATTCGCTAGAACTGAAGGTATTGAAGGAAGGAAAAGAAGCTTCTCAAGGGATTGGCTATCTTGAAGATGGCACGATGGTAGTCATCGAGGAAGGTCGTGAATATCTCGGTAAACAAATTATCGTGATTGTCACTAGCGCCTTGCAGACCTCCGCAGGGCGGATGATCTTTGCTCGTCATGAAGCGATCGCTACAGTTTAA
- a CDS encoding rhodanese-like domain-containing protein, which produces MSIIQITVQELAERLAGDRSENQPALQLIDVRERDEVEIAAIDGFSIFPLSEYDQWAADFKEKFDPHTETLVLCHHGMRSAQMCQWLINQGFTNVKNIAGGIDAYAYGVDPNMAKY; this is translated from the coding sequence ATGTCTATCATACAAATTACTGTCCAAGAACTCGCTGAACGTTTGGCTGGCGATCGCTCAGAGAATCAACCAGCTTTACAATTAATTGACGTGCGCGAACGGGATGAAGTGGAGATTGCTGCTATTGATGGGTTTTCAATCTTTCCCCTGAGTGAATATGACCAATGGGCAGCAGATTTTAAAGAGAAATTTGATCCCCATACAGAAACATTAGTCCTATGCCATCATGGAATGCGATCGGCGCAAATGTGCCAGTGGCTGATTAATCAAGGCTTTACCAATGTTAAAAATATTGCTGGTGGGATTGATGCCTATGCCTATGGGGTTGACCCGAATATGGCTAAGTATTAA
- a CDS encoding DUF433 domain-containing protein encodes MEWQTRITVNPNILVGKPIIKGTRLAVEFIIDLLAQGWSIDEILRNYPGITVVDIQACLSYASAALKSEKVYAIST; translated from the coding sequence ATGGAATGGCAAACTCGAATTACTGTTAATCCTAATATTTTAGTTGGCAAGCCAATCATTAAAGGAACAAGACTGGCTGTTGAATTTATCATTGATCTTCTGGCGCAAGGTTGGAGTATTGACGAAATTTTGCGAAATTATCCAGGTATAACTGTTGTGGATATACAAGCTTGTCTTAGCTATGCCAGTGCTGCTCTTAAATCCGAAAAAGTCTATGCTATTTCTACTTAA
- a CDS encoding DMT family transporter: MESNNIRSNSNYEQTLAGVTKDLSDLRANILGKLSREILILQAQKNALTDDIQRLQSQRKELEVLTVAQQGMNQQEIQRQQWIEQLAQAITYHLKNDVIVTNSQVLNDHSQNFEQLMLNLDSAIRTTFQSLQRDVDTYQRDLDDQMQRMYTQRQQGELMLSALVERIDEYLRRSSGDRYGGTGGNPPISNFTGTPNFTGVIGTNGNSTASVRPNGNGNYSQIQMPQFNANSTQFREYDNDTRPYAGDPTQPLEAVEPSPAIAQPAKRLNDWWFGFILVLGASVVLSLQNILVRVIFSHSNIFGLFQFGGLIKPSVPNSFMLLLLRMLFATPIMWLVAKAIFRVDVLRDFQQLLLPSRRPLFWRVAFSALLQFASFAFIYLALGILKPSLAVTLFFIFPTITVLMAWFLFGDRPSKERWLVIGIIYLGIMLTNNILGGIKPDTWGIIAAISSGVAFAGYIITSQACFKQLNPVSFTSINFAIILLLCLGTLPFNLASISLNGLLVFMCFLIALTTLGGYLLTSFGTKLMGAAQASIVSASGPVFTTFLAFTILGDKLEFIQLFGVFLVTGGVGLLSLQNMYKKPAK; the protein is encoded by the coding sequence ATGGAGAGCAATAATATTCGTAGTAATAGTAATTACGAGCAGACCCTCGCAGGAGTCACCAAGGACTTGTCAGATCTGCGGGCAAATATCTTGGGTAAGCTCAGCCGTGAAATTTTAATTTTACAAGCCCAAAAGAATGCCTTAACTGATGATATTCAACGTCTCCAGTCTCAACGCAAGGAGCTAGAGGTACTAACTGTTGCTCAGCAGGGGATGAATCAACAGGAAATTCAGCGACAGCAATGGATCGAGCAACTTGCTCAAGCGATCACCTATCACCTCAAAAATGATGTGATCGTTACTAATTCGCAAGTCCTTAATGATCATTCACAAAATTTTGAGCAACTAATGCTCAACCTTGACAGCGCCATTCGGACTACATTTCAATCCTTGCAACGGGATGTAGATACCTATCAGCGTGATCTTGATGATCAAATGCAAAGAATGTATACCCAGCGTCAGCAAGGTGAATTAATGCTGTCGGCTCTGGTAGAAAGAATTGATGAATATTTACGACGATCTTCAGGCGATCGCTATGGTGGGACAGGAGGCAACCCACCCATCTCAAATTTTACGGGGACACCAAATTTTACGGGGGTGATCGGGACTAATGGCAACAGTACCGCATCAGTTAGACCAAATGGCAATGGCAACTATAGCCAAATCCAGATGCCCCAATTTAATGCGAATAGCACTCAATTTCGGGAATATGACAATGATACTCGTCCCTATGCAGGTGATCCGACACAGCCTTTGGAAGCTGTTGAGCCATCTCCAGCCATAGCTCAGCCTGCCAAGCGTCTTAATGACTGGTGGTTTGGATTTATTCTGGTTTTAGGAGCTTCAGTAGTTTTATCTCTACAAAATATTTTGGTAAGAGTAATTTTCTCTCACTCAAATATCTTTGGACTTTTTCAATTTGGCGGCTTGATAAAGCCAAGTGTCCCTAACTCGTTTATGTTGTTGCTATTGCGGATGCTCTTCGCTACGCCAATTATGTGGTTAGTAGCTAAGGCTATCTTTCGGGTTGATGTATTACGTGACTTCCAGCAATTGCTACTCCCCAGTCGTCGCCCATTATTCTGGCGAGTTGCCTTTAGTGCGTTATTACAATTTGCATCTTTCGCTTTTATTTACTTGGCTCTAGGGATTTTAAAGCCGAGTCTTGCGGTAACTTTATTTTTCATTTTCCCGACCATTACGGTGTTGATGGCTTGGTTTCTATTTGGCGATCGCCCCAGTAAGGAACGGTGGCTGGTCATTGGCATCATCTATCTAGGTATCATGCTGACCAATAACATCTTGGGAGGCATTAAGCCTGATACATGGGGGATCATTGCTGCCATATCTTCGGGTGTCGCTTTTGCGGGCTATATCATCACTTCACAGGCTTGTTTTAAACAACTCAATCCTGTCTCCTTTACTTCCATTAACTTTGCGATCATTTTATTGCTCTGTTTGGGGACATTGCCCTTCAACTTAGCCTCAATTTCCTTAAATGGGTTACTTGTATTCATGTGCTTCTTGATTGCCTTGACGACCTTGGGTGGTTACTTACTAACCAGTTTTGGTACAAAGCTAATGGGAGCAGCCCAAGCCTCGATAGTTAGTGCTAGTGGTCCTGTATTTACAACATTTTTAGCATTTACAATTTTGGGAGATAAACTAGAGTTCATTCAATTATTTGGTGTATTTCTGGTTACAGGTGGAGTAGGCTTGCTCAGTCTCCAAAATATGTATAAAAAACCTGCTAAGTAG
- a CDS encoding M15 family metallopeptidase, whose protein sequence is MEFHSDRQLLNEVMNHSNFVRHPNEWWYFSYGDQLWAWISHEKLAIYGGII, encoded by the coding sequence ATGGAATTTCATAGTGATCGCCAATTATTAAACGAGGTAATGAACCATAGCAATTTTGTGAGACATCCAAATGAATGGTGGTATTTCTCCTATGGCGATCAACTTTGGGCATGGATTAGTCATGAGAAACTCGCAATTTATGGAGGCATAATCTAA
- a CDS encoding anthranilate synthase component I, which translates to MTDWVWLQRSLPKEITGADLWEALYLGEPITVLLESPTTAPSKLARYSITAGKPRQIWTPEVGEILSCLEKLRSRMQSAPNTDPDLPNHLPFTGGYLGWLGYDLAWEIERLPYTKSDSLPFPVAFWYEPSSFAVIDHQTQTVWLAASDHHELDELSDRLSNLENKGLKPLVFTSNDHSQANPTYSPERQGYESIVETAKQHIYAGDIFQANLSMRYGYPWASDGWQLYRHLQKINPSPFASYWRTTWGEVISVSPERLVSLRDRHAETRPIAGTRPRGKTDQQDLELEQELLACIKEQAEHIMLVDLERNDLGKVCEWGSVKVDELLVIERYSHVMHLVSNVVGTLRGDHNFVDLIRATFPGGTITGCPKVRCMEIIEKLEPQRRSLFYGSCGYIDKRGNMDLNILIRTLLKTNDHIWGQVGAGIVADSISDREWHESLQKAQAQLAALGLVR; encoded by the coding sequence ATGACCGATTGGGTGTGGCTTCAGCGATCGCTACCTAAGGAAATAACAGGAGCAGATCTATGGGAAGCCCTCTACTTAGGGGAACCAATTACGGTTCTATTGGAAAGCCCTACCACAGCTCCTTCAAAATTAGCTCGATACTCGATCACCGCAGGTAAACCTCGTCAAATCTGGACTCCTGAAGTTGGCGAAATTTTGTCATGTCTAGAGAAACTGCGATCGCGAATGCAATCTGCTCCAAATACTGATCCTGATTTACCAAATCACTTACCCTTTACGGGAGGGTATTTAGGCTGGTTAGGCTATGACCTTGCATGGGAAATTGAGCGCTTGCCATATACCAAATCTGACAGTTTGCCCTTCCCAGTTGCCTTTTGGTATGAGCCATCGAGCTTTGCTGTCATTGATCATCAGACTCAAACTGTTTGGCTAGCCGCTAGCGATCACCATGAGCTAGATGAATTAAGCGATCGTCTTAGCAATTTAGAAAACAAGGGACTTAAGCCCCTTGTTTTTACTAGTAATGATCACAGTCAAGCTAACCCAACTTATTCGCCAGAACGACAAGGCTATGAGTCCATCGTGGAAACTGCCAAGCAACATATCTATGCGGGTGATATTTTTCAGGCAAATCTCTCCATGCGATATGGCTATCCTTGGGCATCGGATGGATGGCAACTATACCGCCATTTACAAAAAATCAATCCCTCACCCTTTGCTAGCTATTGGCGCACCACTTGGGGCGAAGTGATCAGTGTCTCACCCGAGCGTCTCGTGAGTTTGCGCGATCGCCATGCCGAAACTCGTCCGATTGCAGGTACAAGACCACGAGGCAAAACTGACCAGCAGGATCTAGAACTTGAGCAGGAATTACTTGCCTGCATCAAAGAACAAGCTGAACATATTATGCTCGTTGACTTAGAACGTAATGATCTAGGTAAGGTATGTGAATGGGGAAGCGTTAAAGTTGATGAATTATTAGTGATCGAGCGTTACAGTCATGTGATGCACCTCGTTAGTAATGTGGTGGGGACATTACGAGGCGATCACAATTTTGTGGATCTGATTCGCGCAACTTTTCCGGGGGGGACAATTACAGGCTGTCCCAAGGTGCGCTGTATGGAAATCATCGAAAAGCTAGAACCCCAACGACGCAGTTTGTTTTATGGTTCCTGTGGCTATATCGACAAACGTGGCAATATGGATCTCAATATCTTGATTCGGACTTTGCTAAAGACCAACGATCATATTTGGGGACAGGTCGGTGCAGGTATCGTCGCTGATAGTATTAGCGATCGCGAATGGCACGAGTCATTACAAAAAGCTCAAGCACAATTAGCTGCGCTCGGACTAGTAAGATAA
- a CDS encoding ABC transporter ATP-binding protein has translation MTTQPSLNSNHPQDKTFLAIENVVKTFRKPDGSQFVVLDGIDLAIAEQQYISVIGHSGCGKSTLLRIVAGLEKPTSGSVTLEGKMIRKPGAERMMVFQGYSLLPWLTVKENIRMAVDEVFKTASREEKIAIVNEHIEMVNLTAAADKYPHELSGGMKQRVGVARALATRPKMLLLDEPFGALDALTRPKLQQQVLDIWENHRQAVMMITHDVDEAIFMSDRVVMMTNGPHATIGKVLDIPLPRPRDRHELRESKEYYDLRNQALDFLERYQ, from the coding sequence ATGACTACTCAACCATCGCTCAATTCTAATCATCCCCAAGACAAGACATTTCTAGCGATCGAAAATGTCGTCAAGACCTTTCGCAAACCTGATGGTAGTCAGTTTGTGGTGCTTGATGGCATTGACCTTGCGATCGCTGAGCAGCAATATATCTCGGTGATTGGTCACTCAGGCTGTGGTAAATCGACTCTCTTAAGGATTGTCGCAGGGTTAGAGAAACCGACATCAGGTTCAGTTACCTTAGAAGGTAAGATGATTCGTAAACCGGGAGCAGAGCGAATGATGGTCTTTCAAGGCTATTCGTTGCTGCCTTGGTTGACAGTAAAAGAAAACATCCGTATGGCAGTAGATGAAGTATTCAAAACCGCCAGTCGTGAAGAAAAAATTGCGATCGTAAATGAACATATCGAAATGGTGAATCTCACTGCCGCCGCCGATAAATATCCTCATGAACTTTCTGGTGGAATGAAGCAAAGAGTTGGTGTGGCTCGCGCCTTAGCGACTCGTCCCAAGATGCTGCTATTAGATGAGCCATTTGGAGCGCTAGATGCCTTGACCAGACCTAAATTACAACAGCAAGTTTTAGATATTTGGGAAAACCATCGCCAAGCGGTAATGATGATTACCCACGATGTTGATGAGGCGATTTTCATGTCCGATCGTGTGGTAATGATGACGAACGGCCCCCATGCAACTATCGGGAAAGTGCTAGATATCCCCTTACCACGTCCTCGCGATCGCCATGAATTGCGAGAGTCTAAAGAATATTATGATCTACGAAATCAAGCATTGGATTTTCTAGAGCGATATCAGTAG
- a CDS encoding pentapeptide repeat-containing protein, whose translation MKTLINSCLAISGLIGAIALTSYTESAFADPTHLRQVLQTRSCEGCDLVREKLSFANLRGANLRNANMFSADLKLSDLREANLIGAILDKADLRGADLTGADLTGAYMSETNFCGAIMPDGQKSSEGCPKPAK comes from the coding sequence ATGAAAACTCTAATTAATTCCTGCTTAGCAATTTCAGGACTCATCGGTGCGATCGCCTTAACAAGCTATACCGAATCAGCCTTTGCTGATCCCACACACCTGCGCCAAGTTTTACAAACACGCTCCTGTGAAGGCTGTGATCTCGTGCGTGAAAAATTAAGTTTTGCGAATCTTAGAGGTGCAAACTTACGCAATGCCAATATGTTTTCTGCGGATCTCAAACTTTCTGATTTGCGTGAAGCGAACCTGATCGGCGCAATTTTAGATAAGGCTGATTTGCGAGGCGCAGATCTCACAGGGGCAGATCTCACGGGAGCCTATATGTCCGAAACTAATTTTTGTGGTGCAATTATGCCCGATGGTCAAAAATCTAGTGAAGGTTGCCCTAAACCAGCAAAATAA
- a CDS encoding IS5 family transposase, producing the protein MTQKHEIRNWTEYNAGLKQRGSLTFWMSEEVIEGWLNQTLSGKRGASKDYSDIAIATFITVKAVYQQAGRQTQGLLESIFALMGIDLPVPDHSTVSRRTASLSVTLPVIPKQGAVHVVVDSTGIKVYGEGEWKTRQHGISKRRTWRKLHLGADESTGEILAAVVTTNDCHDGEVLADILDAIDAEIAQVSADGAYDHRHCYDEIAQHGAKAVIPPRKDAKIWQHGNTNAPPHPRDQNLRYIRKHGRKKWKRDSGYHRRSLAETTMFRFKKIFGATLCSRKFDNQAVELFIKCAALNRMIQLAKPLSSPVVR; encoded by the coding sequence ATGACACAGAAACATGAGATCCGCAACTGGACAGAGTATAACGCAGGGCTAAAACAAAGAGGAAGCCTGACTTTTTGGATGAGCGAAGAAGTAATTGAAGGATGGTTAAATCAAACATTAAGTGGCAAACGGGGAGCTTCCAAAGATTACAGTGATATAGCAATAGCGACATTTATCACGGTCAAAGCGGTATATCAGCAAGCAGGAAGACAAACGCAAGGACTGTTAGAGTCAATATTTGCCTTGATGGGAATAGATTTACCAGTACCAGACCACAGCACCGTGTCAAGACGGACAGCAAGTTTAAGTGTGACCTTACCAGTAATCCCGAAACAGGGAGCAGTGCATGTAGTAGTTGATTCGACAGGGATCAAAGTATACGGCGAAGGGGAATGGAAAACACGGCAGCATGGAATTAGTAAGAGACGGACATGGCGCAAATTACACCTAGGAGCCGATGAATCAACAGGAGAAATACTGGCTGCGGTCGTCACCACGAATGATTGCCACGATGGAGAAGTACTCGCCGATATTCTCGATGCGATTGATGCTGAAATTGCTCAAGTTTCCGCAGATGGAGCTTATGACCATCGTCATTGTTATGACGAGATTGCCCAACATGGTGCTAAAGCCGTGATTCCTCCGCGCAAAGATGCCAAAATCTGGCAGCATGGCAATACCAATGCTCCACCACATCCGCGTGACCAAAATCTCCGTTATATCCGTAAACATGGGCGTAAAAAATGGAAACGTGACTCAGGTTATCATCGGCGCTCTTTGGCAGAAACTACGATGTTTCGTTTCAAAAAAATCTTTGGTGCTACTTTATGTTCTCGTAAATTTGACAATCAGGCGGTTGAGTTGTTCATCAAATGTGCTGCTCTTAATCGCATGATTCAACTGGCTAAACCTCTCTCCTCTCCTGTTGTTCGTTAA
- a CDS encoding VWA domain-containing protein gives MSVKDQQSATERLRRWRLILGGGVADGIGGGCLSDRDSAMDGALAALYGNDESADGSQDRKGGLGSSSPKVARWLGDIRTFFPTSVVRIMQQDALERLNLQRMLLEPEMLEVIEPDVHLVSNLLSLSGIMPSKTKETARIVVRRVVEELQRKLENPTRQAVLGSLNRATRNRRPRHNEIDWHRTIRANLKNYQPEYRTVIPETRIGYGRKRSSLRDIILCVDQSGSMATSVVYAGIFSAVLATLPAVKTSMVVFDTAVVDLTELLQDPVEVLFGTQLGGGTDINQAIAYCQGLVRQPHETIFVLISDLYEGGNNQEMLKRIATLVASGVQFITLLALNDDGAPSYDHNNTAAIASFGVPSFACTPDLFPDLMAAAINRQDISQWAASREISTARA, from the coding sequence ATGTCAGTTAAAGACCAACAAAGTGCTACTGAACGACTGCGTCGATGGCGATTGATTTTGGGTGGAGGTGTAGCTGATGGGATTGGTGGTGGATGTCTTAGCGATCGCGACTCAGCTATGGATGGAGCATTAGCAGCCTTGTATGGCAATGACGAAAGTGCTGATGGTTCACAGGATCGGAAAGGGGGATTAGGCAGTTCATCGCCAAAAGTTGCCCGATGGCTAGGTGATATTCGTACATTCTTTCCGACTTCTGTAGTGCGGATTATGCAGCAGGATGCTCTAGAAAGACTGAACTTGCAGAGAATGCTATTAGAACCCGAAATGCTCGAAGTGATCGAGCCAGATGTGCATCTCGTCTCCAATCTTCTATCCCTCAGTGGCATTATGCCTAGTAAAACCAAAGAGACTGCAAGGATAGTCGTAAGGCGAGTAGTCGAGGAACTTCAAAGGAAATTAGAAAATCCCACAAGGCAAGCTGTATTAGGCAGTCTCAATCGTGCTACCCGCAATCGTCGTCCTCGCCACAATGAAATTGACTGGCATCGTACCATTCGCGCTAACCTCAAAAACTATCAGCCTGAATACCGCACCGTCATTCCTGAAACGCGCATCGGCTATGGTCGTAAGCGCTCCTCTCTCCGAGATATCATTCTCTGTGTCGATCAAAGCGGCTCAATGGCAACTTCCGTCGTCTATGCAGGAATTTTTAGTGCAGTCTTAGCCACCCTACCTGCGGTCAAAACGAGTATGGTGGTATTTGACACGGCTGTGGTTGATTTAACGGAATTACTGCAAGATCCAGTGGAAGTTCTTTTTGGCACACAATTGGGAGGAGGAACAGATATAAATCAGGCGATCGCCTATTGCCAAGGTTTAGTCCGTCAGCCTCACGAAACAATTTTTGTATTAATTAGCGATCTGTACGAAGGTGGCAATAATCAGGAAATGCTGAAGCGAATTGCAACTTTAGTAGCTTCGGGTGTACAGTTTATTACCCTATTAGCTCTAAATGACGATGGTGCGCCTTCCTATGATCACAACAATACAGCCGCGATCGCCAGTTTTGGTGTGCCTTCCTTTGCCTGCACCCCAGACCTCTTCCCTGACCTAATGGCAGCCGCCATCAATCGTCAAGATATTAGTCAATGGGCAGCCTCAAGGGAAATTTCTACTGCTAGAGCTTAA